In a genomic window of Dermochelys coriacea isolate rDerCor1 chromosome 11, rDerCor1.pri.v4, whole genome shotgun sequence:
- the PPP1R1C gene encoding protein phosphatase 1 regulatory subunit 1C isoform X5 codes for MDPQDPNTAPGSEQADSIKCNGNHHSSGTIQQQRVTEADDQLMKPRRKDTPFQHQAPFVPGVKHLKSQNDSAFPEEEEGVNEKEEEWDH; via the exons ATGGACCCCCAGGACCCCAACACAGCTCCAG GCAGTGAACAGGCAGATTCTATTAAATGTAATGGTAATCACCACTCCTCAGGCACCATACAGCAGCAGAGAGTAACTGAGGCAGATGATCAGCTTATGAAACCAAGGCGGAAAGATACACCATTTCAGCACCAAGCACCGTTTGTTCCAG GGGTTAAGCATCTGAAAAGTCAGAATGACTCAGCATTCCCAGAGGAAGAAGAGGGTGTCaatgaaaaagaagaagaatgggaCCATTAA